The following coding sequences are from one Thermocrinis jamiesonii window:
- a CDS encoding glycosyltransferase family 4 protein, which translates to MEKIIVFSSNTAFSLYNFRLHLMRELKNKGFRVVAVSPNESEYASFLAKEFEFYPIKNLDRKGKNPFKDLLLLFEYLRLYKTLKPHLIINFTIKPNIYSSIAGGILGIPSISVVTGLGYVFISKTWLTNLVKLLYKIAFRVNKIVVFQNKDDFEELKGLTDRKAHLIKSSGVDIDYFSPSFCEENKKEKFTFLYVGRFLKDKGLLELVKAFERLKSENPKVELYLVGDVDEGNPRSIKREELKSWLDKGLVNWIGFQKDVRPFYCLADCVVLPSYYREGIPRVLLEAMAMGKPIITTDSVGCREVCIDEFNGFLVEPRNWESLYEAMKRMVELEEDKRKSMGMKGRQMILERYDVKLIVEKYLKLIELVV; encoded by the coding sequence GTGGAAAAAATCATAGTATTTTCCTCTAACACGGCATTTAGCCTTTACAACTTTAGACTGCATTTGATGAGAGAGTTAAAAAACAAAGGATTTCGTGTAGTAGCGGTATCTCCAAACGAAAGTGAGTATGCGTCCTTTTTGGCGAAAGAGTTTGAGTTTTACCCAATAAAAAATCTTGACCGTAAAGGTAAAAATCCTTTTAAAGACCTTTTGCTTCTTTTTGAATATTTAAGACTATACAAAACACTAAAACCACATTTGATAATAAACTTTACCATAAAGCCAAATATCTACAGCTCCATTGCAGGTGGTATTCTGGGCATTCCATCTATAAGCGTAGTCACTGGTTTAGGGTATGTGTTCATAAGTAAAACATGGCTTACAAACTTAGTAAAGCTATTATACAAAATAGCTTTTAGAGTCAATAAAATTGTAGTTTTCCAAAATAAGGATGACTTTGAAGAGCTAAAAGGTTTAACTGATAGAAAGGCACACCTAATAAAAAGCTCTGGTGTGGATATTGATTACTTTTCTCCTTCTTTTTGCGAAGAAAACAAAAAAGAAAAATTTACCTTCCTTTATGTTGGAAGATTTCTAAAGGATAAGGGACTTTTGGAACTCGTGAAAGCTTTTGAGAGGTTAAAATCTGAAAATCCAAAAGTTGAACTTTATTTGGTCGGTGATGTGGATGAGGGAAATCCTCGATCTATCAAAAGGGAGGAGTTAAAGAGCTGGTTAGATAAGGGTTTGGTTAATTGGATAGGCTTTCAAAAAGATGTCAGGCCCTTTTACTGCCTTGCAGATTGCGTAGTTTTGCCTTCTTACTACAGAGAAGGGATTCCAAGGGTTTTGTTGGAAGCTATGGCTATGGGAAAGCCCATAATCACCACGGACAGTGTTGGGTGCAGGGAAGTGTGTATTGATGAGTTTAATGGCTTTTTGGTTGAACCGAGAAATTGGGAAAGTCTTTACGAGGCTATGAAAAGGATGGTTGAGCTTGAAGAAGATAAGAGAAAGTCTATGGGGATGAAAGGCAGGCAGATGATTTTGGAAAGGTATGATGTAAAACTTATAGTTGAAAAATACCTCAAGCTGATTGAGTTAGTTGTTTGA
- a CDS encoding class I SAM-dependent methyltransferase — protein MKITFSFGRNWKNYVRTVDQRVIEEAKLSLLRYLPENAYKDKTFIDVGCGSGLFSLAALLLGCKQVISFDLDPESIEATKLLQEKFKYLIPSSSKWDVFLGNILDEGLVNTLKGQGDIVYSWGVLHHTGNMWKAIENTSHLVKDHGYLIIALYNHAPSSEFWLKVKKFYNANPIIQPILILLYGTYASLGFMIRRRTLSLRRERGMHVFYDAIDWLGGLPYEFACFDEVKEFVESFGFSLIGSPTKLPCGKGVPSSIFDKLRAKNTGCNEFVFKKSL, from the coding sequence ATGAAAATAACTTTTTCCTTTGGTAGAAATTGGAAAAACTATGTTAGAACGGTTGACCAAAGAGTTATTGAAGAGGCAAAGCTGAGTCTTCTGAGATATTTACCAGAAAATGCATACAAGGATAAAACTTTCATAGATGTTGGTTGTGGTTCAGGTTTGTTTTCGTTAGCAGCCCTTTTATTAGGGTGTAAACAGGTTATCAGCTTTGATTTGGACCCAGAGAGCATAGAAGCTACTAAGTTACTTCAAGAAAAATTTAAGTATCTTATACCTTCCTCATCTAAATGGGATGTATTTTTAGGTAATATTCTTGATGAAGGCTTAGTAAATACTCTCAAGGGACAAGGGGATATAGTATACAGTTGGGGTGTGTTGCATCATACTGGTAATATGTGGAAAGCTATAGAAAATACATCACATTTAGTAAAAGACCACGGTTATTTAATTATTGCACTATACAATCATGCTCCCTCATCAGAATTTTGGTTGAAGGTTAAAAAGTTTTACAATGCTAATCCTATAATACAACCAATCTTAATACTTTTATATGGAACCTACGCAAGTTTGGGATTTATGATTAGAAGAAGAACACTAAGTTTAAGGAGAGAAAGAGGAATGCATGTTTTTTACGATGCTATTGATTGGTTAGGTGGTTTGCCTTATGAATTTGCGTGTTTTGACGAAGTAAAAGAATTTGTGGAAAGCTTTGGATTTAGTCTTATAGGAAGCCCTACCAAACTACCCTGTGGCAAAGGTGTTCCCAGCAGTATATTTGATAAATTAAGAGCAAAAAATACAGGTTGCAACGAGTTTGTTTTTAAAAAGTCGCTATAG
- the rph gene encoding ribonuclease PH yields MRKDGRKPNELRVVRIQRDYLKYPEGSVLVEFGNTKVICAVSVQDGVPPFLKGKGQGWITAEYSMLPRAGQTRNIRESVSGRIGGRTHEIQRMIGRAMRTALDLTKVGERTFWIDCDVLQADGGTRTASITGAFVALADAVIKLYNEGILNSTPIKNFVAAVSVGIVGDEVFLDLNFEEDSEAKVDMNLVATDDGKISEIQAMGEEYTFTKEQFEKMFALAMGGIKQLIELQKRFFEIRGNLWLKTNIKEARLE; encoded by the coding sequence TTGAGAAAGGACGGAAGAAAGCCCAACGAACTAAGGGTTGTAAGAATTCAAAGGGATTATCTTAAATACCCTGAAGGGTCTGTTTTGGTAGAGTTTGGAAATACAAAGGTTATATGCGCTGTCTCTGTTCAGGACGGTGTTCCTCCTTTTTTAAAGGGCAAAGGGCAGGGGTGGATAACTGCTGAATACTCTATGCTTCCGAGGGCTGGACAGACGAGAAACATAAGAGAATCGGTATCGGGAAGGATTGGGGGTAGGACGCACGAAATACAACGCATGATCGGCAGAGCTATGCGCACTGCCTTGGATCTTACAAAGGTTGGAGAAAGAACCTTCTGGATAGACTGCGATGTTTTACAAGCGGACGGCGGAACGAGAACTGCCTCAATAACTGGTGCCTTTGTTGCACTTGCGGATGCGGTGATAAAGCTATACAACGAAGGAATTTTAAACTCTACCCCCATAAAAAACTTTGTAGCGGCGGTGAGCGTGGGTATAGTGGGAGATGAAGTTTTTTTGGATCTTAACTTTGAGGAAGATTCAGAAGCTAAGGTTGATATGAACTTGGTAGCAACGGACGATGGCAAAATATCCGAAATTCAGGCAATGGGTGAGGAATACACCTTTACAAAAGAGCAGTTTGAAAAGATGTTTGCTTTAGCTATGGGTGGTATAAAACAGCTTATAGAGCTTCAAAAGAGATTTTTTGAGATCAGAGGAAACCTTTGGCTTAAGACCAACATAAAAGAAGCAAGGTTGGAATAG
- the atpD gene encoding F0F1 ATP synthase subunit beta, with translation MKGRIVQVIGAVVDVEFSGKDLPPVRHGLKTIRRFIDDRGNWTQEELFLEVAQHIGESRVRSIALGPTDGLVRGQEVEYLGGPIKVPVGRATLGRIFNVVGKPIDEAGPVNAEEYWPMFREPPPLEEQSTKVEILETGIKVIDLLEPYVKGGKVGLFGGAGVGKTVLMQELIHNIAKFHKGFSVVIGVGERTREGNDLWHEMKESGVLPYTVMVYGQMNEPPGVRFRVAQTGITMAEYFRDVEGQDVLVFIDNIFRFVQAGSEVSTLLGRLPSAVGYQPTLNTDVGEVQERITSTKKGSLTSIQAVYVPADDITDPAPYSVFAHLDATTVLARRLAELGIYPAVDPLESTSKYLAPEFVGTEHYETAMEVKRILQRYKELQEIIAILGMEELSEEDKAIVNRARRIQRFLAQPFHVAEQFTGMPGKYVRLEDNIRSFKEILSGKYDHLPEMAFYMVGTIEEVVEKAKAMGAKV, from the coding sequence ATGAAAGGAAGGATAGTTCAAGTAATAGGAGCTGTTGTGGACGTAGAATTTTCTGGAAAGGATCTGCCCCCAGTAAGGCATGGTTTAAAAACCATAAGGCGGTTTATAGACGACAGGGGCAATTGGACTCAAGAAGAACTGTTCCTTGAAGTTGCACAGCACATAGGAGAAAGCAGGGTTAGAAGCATAGCCTTAGGTCCTACCGATGGTTTGGTTAGAGGACAGGAGGTGGAATACTTGGGAGGACCCATCAAGGTGCCGGTAGGTAGAGCTACCCTTGGAAGGATATTCAACGTGGTGGGTAAGCCCATAGACGAAGCGGGACCTGTAAATGCGGAAGAGTATTGGCCCATGTTTAGAGAACCACCACCACTTGAAGAGCAATCTACAAAGGTAGAGATCCTGGAAACTGGTATAAAAGTAATAGACCTTCTGGAGCCTTACGTGAAAGGTGGAAAGGTAGGACTCTTTGGTGGTGCTGGAGTTGGAAAGACGGTCCTAATGCAAGAGCTTATACACAACATTGCCAAGTTCCACAAAGGTTTTTCTGTGGTTATAGGCGTGGGCGAAAGGACGAGGGAAGGAAATGACCTTTGGCACGAAATGAAAGAGTCAGGCGTTCTTCCCTATACGGTGATGGTTTATGGACAGATGAACGAGCCTCCGGGTGTTAGGTTTAGAGTTGCACAAACTGGCATAACCATGGCAGAATACTTCAGGGATGTAGAAGGTCAGGACGTGCTCGTTTTCATAGACAATATATTCCGCTTTGTGCAAGCAGGGTCTGAGGTCTCCACACTGCTTGGAAGGCTTCCTTCTGCAGTAGGATATCAACCCACACTAAACACAGACGTGGGTGAAGTGCAGGAGAGGATAACATCCACAAAGAAAGGTTCTCTGACTTCCATACAGGCGGTTTATGTGCCTGCAGACGACATAACGGATCCAGCACCCTATTCGGTCTTTGCACACTTGGATGCAACCACGGTGCTTGCAAGAAGGTTGGCAGAGCTTGGTATATATCCTGCGGTTGATCCACTGGAATCCACATCCAAATATTTAGCACCGGAGTTTGTAGGAACGGAACACTACGAAACTGCGATGGAAGTAAAGAGGATTTTACAAAGATACAAAGAGCTTCAGGAAATAATAGCCATACTTGGAATGGAGGAGCTATCTGAGGAGGACAAGGCAATTGTCAATAGGGCAAGGAGAATTCAAAGGTTCTTGGCTCAGCCTTTCCACGTAGCAGAGCAATTTACTGGCATGCCCGGAAAGTACGTAAGACTTGAGGACAACATAAGAAGCTTTAAAGAAATACTAAGTGGTAAGTATGATCATCTGCCTGAGATGGCGTTCTACATGGTTGGTACCATAGAGGAAGTGGTCGAAAAAGCTAAGGCTATGGGAGCTAAGGTTTGA
- a CDS encoding nucleotide sugar dehydrogenase, whose product MFKKLKICVVGLGYVGLPLAVSLARHFRVIGFDINKKRIEELLSGVDRTGEVEDAEDLTQENLEFTSDPSRIGECNFIIVAVPTPVDKLKNPDLSFLKSASETVGRHMKPGSVVVYESTVYPGATEEVCVPILEKESGLKWKKDFFVGYSPERVNPGDKEHTLEKIVKVVAGDTPETLELIAEVYGKIIKAGVYKAPDIRTAEAAKVIENIQRDINIALINELALIFHRLGLDTKEVLKAAGTKWNFLKFEPGLVGGHCIPVDPYYLAHKSLEVGYVPELILAGRRINEFIPIYIAHELVKYLIKTGKKVKGARVLVLGASFKENVPDVRNSKVFEILKELKDFQVTTILYDPVANKEEVKEEYGVDLEEDFSLHTPYDAILFAVRHKIFLEKFNLETLRKLCNDPPILFDVKGVFDREEAQKMGFIYWRL is encoded by the coding sequence ATGTTTAAAAAGCTAAAAATCTGCGTAGTAGGACTTGGGTATGTGGGGCTTCCTTTGGCTGTAAGTTTAGCAAGACATTTTAGAGTAATTGGTTTTGACATAAACAAAAAGAGGATAGAGGAGCTTTTAAGCGGTGTGGATAGAACGGGTGAAGTGGAAGATGCAGAGGATTTAACTCAGGAAAACTTAGAATTTACAAGCGACCCATCTCGCATTGGAGAGTGCAATTTCATTATCGTGGCTGTGCCTACACCTGTGGATAAGCTAAAAAATCCAGACCTTTCTTTTCTCAAGTCTGCTTCAGAAACCGTGGGTAGGCATATGAAGCCTGGTAGTGTGGTGGTATACGAGTCCACTGTTTATCCCGGAGCTACAGAGGAGGTGTGTGTGCCAATATTGGAAAAGGAAAGCGGTCTTAAGTGGAAGAAAGATTTCTTTGTAGGATACTCTCCTGAGAGGGTCAATCCCGGAGACAAAGAGCATACATTAGAAAAAATCGTAAAAGTGGTAGCCGGTGATACTCCCGAAACCCTTGAGCTTATAGCCGAGGTATACGGAAAGATAATTAAGGCTGGCGTTTATAAAGCCCCAGATATAAGAACCGCAGAAGCGGCAAAGGTTATAGAAAATATTCAAAGGGATATAAATATAGCCTTGATAAACGAGCTTGCCCTTATATTTCACCGGCTTGGGCTTGACACAAAAGAGGTGCTAAAGGCAGCTGGAACAAAATGGAACTTTTTGAAGTTTGAACCTGGATTGGTGGGAGGTCATTGCATACCAGTAGATCCATACTATCTTGCTCACAAATCCTTAGAAGTTGGCTATGTGCCAGAGCTCATACTGGCAGGAAGAAGAATAAATGAATTTATACCAATCTATATAGCTCACGAGCTTGTAAAATACCTTATTAAGACTGGGAAAAAAGTAAAAGGTGCCAGAGTTTTGGTGCTTGGAGCTTCTTTTAAGGAGAATGTGCCAGATGTAAGAAACAGCAAAGTGTTTGAAATTTTAAAGGAGCTTAAGGATTTTCAAGTAACCACGATCCTATACGATCCGGTAGCTAACAAAGAGGAGGTGAAGGAAGAGTATGGTGTAGATCTTGAAGAAGACTTTTCGCTTCATACACCATACGATGCCATACTGTTTGCAGTTAGACATAAAATATTTTTAGAGAAGTTTAATTTAGAAACTCTAAGAAAGCTTTGCAACGATCCGCCCATACTTTTTGATGTGAAGGGGGTCTTTGATAGAGAAGAAGCCCAAAAAATGGGTTTTATATACTGGAGGCTTTGA